The following DNA comes from Nymphalis io chromosome 12, ilAglIoxx1.1, whole genome shotgun sequence.
CAATCTATAAATATCACAgtggctaaggtctcctcttctCTCGAGGCAACgatttggagattattccaccatgctgctctaacTCGGGTTGGTGTAAGTTATTAAAGATGTAATGATTCTTCTTTGTAAGTTGTTTACTTCCCATTCAGAAGTACTTTaacgtgttttattattaagatctatattttaaatatgttggtTATAGCGTGTTCTTTCGTTTATATATCCTATTTCTTGCATTGCTATCTTGAgagtaaaaaatatgttcaattGCAAACTCTCATctgataataacataataaacaacTCATTACCTTTTGCAGTACTCAGTCAGTATATCATtcgataattatttacaaagttcTGTATTTAATGCGGCGGTTTATATACTATCGATTGTATAAAAGCTGcagaatttaagaaaaaatgttataaattgctCAGAaaggatataatataaataaatatgtcatattcatcatatatcaattattatttcattatgtttTGTTGGTGGTATTTTAGATCTATACAAATTGAGATTATATTTAGTTCAagtaattaacaaacaaatatatttgcaatttaaCTCAATGTTATACAAATGATTAGCCTTTTCTTTATCACCTAATTGAGAATActgttataactataataatatgtgtaacactaaattataaatgggaatgatattatgttatatagatatttgatgcttgaaaaaattaatattttagttatgttGTTCTAAATTCGAATTCCATTGACTTAAATTTTGACAAGTTTATTTTCAGGTTCAATTGGTAATCTTATATGCACACAATATGTTTGTGTacgtagtatttatttatttaattttaattttaacagtcccacagccccgacgcccggggcttaaaagatagggcgtaaccctgaggccgtggatgcgtgaggtgtgggcctcgcgtgtcttatttcagatGGCCcagaggaggacggcagccgggatggcctcgcgctgccgtatgcactagcgaggagtgcgggggcgTGGAGGTATTACctttgccccctgaggagagctccgccgagccacgagcggagcaaagcacgggagaggccgcggatgcattatatcaacacgatcccgtagcttctccgatccgtgccgaggacggccatcgcagtggttttagtgggtaagaatcccacataacccagttcccccccatgggagctgggtacctttctgaaggtttccactgcgtgaaaaaaaaaggattGGAGAGGGTGCGCGATCGAGTATTCATTGTCGTAACTTATCCACACTAGGGTACAGTGTCAATTTATAACAGTTATTCAATAATCTGTCGAACTTAAACAATGGAAATTCCTCTAGAATGACATTTCGAAAGCCTAAGCAATTATGTATGTTTCATGATATATAAGACTTGATGTAATTAACAAAATCCagctttgtaattaataatgtcaATAAAAACACCAATATCGTTTCCCTGTGCGTGGGGGAAATTAAGTGTTGGGGAATTCATAGtgtatattataagtaacttCTTAAATTAGTGATGTTTTTTTGtcgataaaattatatgtgTAATGAGATTAATAAGAAAACTGTTTATGTTTGTAACTTGTAAAGGTTAATTAGTTTAAATACTGTAAGAATAAAAACAGTTAGTAATTAatgttttctaaaaaataataattttatgttttaatgaagCCTTTTGATCCATTATAATagagaaacaataataatttcaaataaatttataaattcatacaaaaaaaaagataaacattaaatatttatcttttttttatattgcatacAATATATTGCAAACAAGATATAATTAAGGAAAAACCTAGCGAGAAACAGGTtgtcgataaaaatataaaacgacaCTATTATAGGTCAGATGTTACTGGACGCGTCAACACAAGCCTCAACTTATAAACTAAGGTCCGAGCGAGTTGTCTTCAGTATCACATTAAGCGTCTCGCTGTaacaacatatatgtatatatttagaaaataataaacaaaactttaaaaatgcaAAAGTTATGGATCTTTGTAGTTCTAggtaagtttaatataatttattataaacttttattttacttaatattaatgggAATAGTTAATTGACccttaatactaattaatacaccTTGTATTTAATCAAAGCTAATTATACTGTATCTGTGTATTTGACATTCGGTTTTTAAGGCTTTATCAGCTTGTAAATATGCAAGTGGCACTGTTTTGCGCTTAACGATATAATCTATCGCCCATgcatctatatataaaattggttataaatgcgaaaataactctaaaccactgaaccgaatttgatgagATTTGGGTCGAAGCAAGATTAAGCCCCAAGGAATGATATAGGTTACTTTGTTACTTTACACCAGTCACACACGAATGAAAACTAGTAATCCAAATAATgtgaataaaaaagttatctGGTTTCTTCTATATATAGAGGTCATAAAACAAGATTGATAGGTAAAACCTTTCATATTTACATTGAAGAAACGAAGACAATTATCGCAtgaaatggtttttttattgattttacttGTACACGTTGTTGTGGATGAAAAGTTAGtcttatttctctctttctgtcatcattgatttgacattcgaaagaaaaagacacagcattgtttaagtaATCATCTCTTAAACAACATTTGTAGTTATAAtcttagttaattaaaatcattgtttttagttaattaaaattattgttggaTAATTTTgacattgtttattattttatatgtcaatttttttatttaccagcAATATTAAGCAATGAAGCTCTCGCCATGAGCCACAGACAAAAGAGACAAAATGAAGGAAATGAAGAGGATTTAGAAGACAGATATGGGTGGAATAGGCCGAATTTTCCTCGTTTTCCTCAGCGACCATGGAGACCTAACCCGTTCCCAACACAACGACCGGTATCTGACCCGGGGCAAGGCCAAACTacaacaacaacagcagcaCCACCGACCCCTAATGGAAATACGTAAGTTATAAACaaattgctttattaattaaatattcatttactataataattattcactataataaagtaatggtattttttaatctaatatattaataatgaaacttTTTTCAATTCTAATTGATGGTGAACTCGGCTCAGTATTGAGAATAGTACTGAGAATACCATTTTCAATAGTGAgtattgtgtaatataatataatatcgtactcgtaacagcctgtgaatgtccctctgctgggctaaggtttcctctacctttttgaggagaaggtttagagcttattccaccacactgctctaacgcgggttggtggaatacacatgttttttttttatagaataggaaggcggacgagcatatgggccacctgatggtaagtggtcaccaaacgcccttagacattggcattgtaagaaatgttaaccatcgcttacatcaccaatgcgccaccaaccttgggaactaagatgttatgtcccttgtggctgtaattacatgtggcagaatttcagtgaaattagacacatgcaggtttcctcacgatgttttccttcaccgtaaagcacgagatgaattataatcacaaattaaatacatggaagttcagtggtgcttgcccgggtttgaacccacgatcatcggttaagatttacgtgttcttatcactgggctaTGTCTGCTgttacctgtgtttgcgcaggTTACcggattattaatataaaaaaatattatgttttatagtgCTAACGATGCCAATGTACAAGCTTGCATCCGAACCTGCCCCGTGACAACGGAATACAATCCAGTGTGCGGCACCAATAGCGTTACCTATGACAACCCTGGTAGATTGAGTTGTGCCCAAGCTTGTGGAGTCAGTAAGTATTgaggaatttttaaaatttgaaatctaATACTCTGCTATTTAGTTCTTTAACGTACGTAATTTTCAACGATTACATGTCACATTGACCTGACTGCTATATGTTGTTAAATCAATTATACTGTATATTGTagaaccggaggtcctgggttcaaatcgtaggtcaggctaataaaaagttattgagtttttctgtcgaaaattctcagtagcagcccggaatctggaagtttgaagtgtgtacacttccatgcatcggaaagcacgtaaagccgttggtcctgcgtttgaactctttccggtcgtgtcggattgccgtcccaacttattataagagtgagggaataaatggtgcacctgtgtttgcgcacacacttgtgcactataatatctcctgcgcaattggctaatctctcttgagattggccgccgtggccgaaatcggtctggaggacattattattattattaaatacagttGCTTGCAATTTTAAGAGTTTATGTATGGCAAACCAGATAGATTGGTTTTTATTCGAAAAACTACAgggtattattgttattatttgtttatagtcTTTGTTCATTGAACTAtgcattattacatattaattgtcACTGAGATAATTGTCTAATAAACCTTAAACCTTAATCATACGTAGCTTCGTGGCAGACTTCTTATCAAAGATATTgggatgagatcatagacaatttacgAATCTTGAAATATTTGACATACGCCTACATCTTGTGTATTAATATAGTCTCTTTAAAGTAAAGAAGAGTGAGGACAAAATCGCTTTACGTGCCTTGTCCGCAAATTGTAACAACTTCTTAAGTTCTGATAAAATTGAAACTAGGTTGAAGATGTCGatactaacattttaaaaacggTGTAACAAGTAGTTTTGATGACAATATCAAAACTGTTAtcacataaatatttgtattattataagagCGTAAAATACTTGATTACTGTGTTCGTCTTTTGTAGTTCGATCGTCGTCGTTCGGTGTTAAATGTGAATTCCGGTTTTAAATTAAGGTTATGTTGTTGGTTGTCAAGGTTGGCTTAAAATTTATccaaactaatttatttaatggcacaggttttataaatatttctttatatatactacCTAATACTAATACCTTACCTAGGCTACCTTAGATAAATCTTTTTCGTTAGTGatcatttattgaataaaattataaacttagaTATATTGAAGACTACATTTTGAAGCaactattgaataaattaatatttacagataaaatCACTAAGTGTATTTTAATAGCCTACTTAAGGAAAATTTACACAGAAACTCGAAGTCATTTATAACCATGTGTCATTTGAGaactaaagtattaaatattagtgtatacaattttattatacacaagtgtgtttttacacatttttatgCTCATGCCCTCTCTCTTTCAATACCATGAGACTGCAAAAACGACACGACCAGAAGGAGTTCAGGCGTACTAACGGCTTTGCGTTTTTTCTTAGCAAGTCTAAACATTGCCAAATTCTACGAGCAGATATTGAGATTTTCCCTACAGAAATAACCAATAGCTTTATTAGTGGCTCGAAACAATAACCATTTGAACACAGCATCTTAGTCTTCGCCTTATAAGttagcaactagaccaacgattcTCGTTTCGTTAtcgtatatgtttttatttgtcataatttttttttcagatgtaTCTTTGCTGAGATCATCGCGGTGTCCACCAACAACTCCAGCTCCCTAGACTATAACTTTGTAatcattaagtaaatatttaaagaaataataaatcctatttaaattataaatatgtttccaTGTTACTACTATTTAAAATCCTtattaatgcaaataaaattaaatttattggtatAATGTTATTGATAATTACTAGTGTGGCCTTATTGATGGGAAACCATGAGGATAAATATCTATGAAAAACTCTGATTTAATTGATGGCACACCGAAGAAACGTATGAACTTGACTTGTATTTTATGTAGTCAAAGAGGATTTCTgacaaatttttttattgaaaatataattaataataaaatgaaaactacGAACACAATAGATATAGTAGATGAAAtgtataatacttaaaatttgatttgattttaacaGCATGagaccttatttataaacgttgtttagcgtgtgattagttaaacaatgcagtATCTTATTCTTTCGGATGACAAATCGATAATCGACGATCGACAGAGAGAGATATCAATGTTTAagtaaacagtcgctaagcaacgtttatatacatatataagaacgTCGTTTTTTGTAGCATTTTTAGCAATTATACTTTAGATTTTGACTGGATATGAGTAATAAGGAAACCAATTAAAACTccaaagaattatttttttgtttaaaggcgctgttattataattttatttaaaattaaagattatctatttctttttttatgtacacaattttaaataaatatttatcctgtattataaataacaatctaCCAAGTCAATGTGTATAGCTAAGGATCGTATAAcatgttatacatattatatcggTTATTGTTATTTGCCTATTAAGTctctaataattaaattggtatgacttgttatatattcaatattatttacatattaatatgtttatgcTTACACAGACTAACTATAACGACTATTGTTTGCTTTGACGGAACACTGATTATTCTAGTCAAATAATTGATTCAATCTTGGAATAGgagatacatataaatatataaaacttgtgAAGATTTAATATTCTATGATTACTATAATAGTCTATATCtatcttaaaattttgtttatgtgAATCACGTTATCCAAGgactttttgtaaatattttctcgtttctactttaattatattaaattctgtAGAAACGTAGTTTCCTTATGAAATAGATTGTGAGCctgtatttcaatttcaaaaatcTACAGTGCCAAAGTTAGAGTAAGATTTAACATGTAACCGACAACGATGCcggttaaataagtaaaaaaaaataattaaaaaaaaatgtatgtaggtTAACCACGTCaatcttatttgttttttttttaaatgctcaATGGCAATATTTACGATGACCTTGCTTCATACATTAATGTGATAATTTAGTTAACGCAGTACCAGGTTTTATTAGAGATTATATAAGAGAACAGCTTGTAGGAGATTTTCATAACAACGACTTGCTCATTGGTCTTTACTTAATCAGATCGGGGGACCAATTTTACTAGCAAATTGACATTTTATCGCAATCGATTGAAAATGTAGGTTCATGGTTTCCATTTAACCGTTTTTCTATTGTACTAATATAATGATCCAGTTGCGATTCGGTTGAATTCGGATTGTAATAGGTaccgggaacgtatcgtaacggttattaattagtaatatgaTTCGTAGTTAGCAATCGATTGGTCTAGAGTGACACATTGGATTAGCTACGTTGACTGTGACATATAAATGTACGTGACTTGTAAGTAATATCAACGGAGGactatttaaacttttaaaatcacACTTACGTAATCCTGTTTTGCTATAACGCATTGCGGATATAAATTCTTTTGAAAACCTTATTGATTAGTTGCAATCATGTCACCTTAGAACACGTAATAAGAAAGTCATTATAATCAAGACGTAGACTATTTTagtgttacatttattttgcaaatgagTGCCATAtatcgacatttttttaatcctgAAACGTAGATTGTGATGTTGtctgttaataaaaattcaagCACATAAAAacgacattaatataaattaaagataagatacacCAGAGGTACGGGCAAAACGTCTGTagagataaaaatacaaaaaaaaaaaaacaatttagcgTTAGGGTTGAACTGTTATCATCAAAAATGGCCTGAAAGGTAACATAACAAAAACATCTTCACCAATGAGTTCGAATAAGGCGTAAATAATGCTGATCGCAGTTTGAAAACCCCTGACTTAAAGTGTGCGCTATGCTTATCGTACAGTGTATATACCCAAATACATCTAAGATACTacgtgattttatatttaataacgtaaatatgttgtaaaaatagacgaagcaaatatttatagaacTTACTTAACTCGACCCAGTATCATAGACTTCGTGTTGCAATAATTTCGCAAGTATTGCTAGGGAAAAAcctgttgttttatttactgaTTTTTATTGGAAAAAGTTTTGTCTTGATACTTAAGTATGAACATTAAAGTGTCatctttgatattaatattttattacccaGTGACTCAATTTccctacagtttttttttttacgttacaaagttaaacaaattttattgaataaacggCGAATGAtacaaacataacaaataaatcatttctGAAATATAGAAATGATAAGGCTGTTGACTGACTTCTTTCGCTTtgctgtttaaaaaattaacataggTCAATATTTCgatcaacaatatttttagtattgagaagtactggtggtagggctttgtgcaagcccgtctgggtaggtaccacccactcatcagatattctaccgcaaaacagcaatacttgatattgttgtgttccggtttgaagggtgagtgagccagtgtaattacaggcacaagggacataaaatcttagttcccaaggttggtggcgcattagctataagcgatggttgacatttcttacaatgccaatgtctaagggcgtttggtaaccacttaccatcaggtggcccatatgctcgtccaccttcctattctataaaaaaaaaaaaaactagtgtCCGCCCAAGATTTCATACGCGTGTGGGGGTTGGACCGGCAGGTGCTAAGTACCCTGTGTCATTTTCTGTTTCCTTGacaatatgcaaaatttaatgatcagtagtagttaagacgtgaaagcgtaatcaACAAACATACTCACTTTTGAATTTATCGTGTTGGTTGTTATTGCATTTGTTTGTTTAGTATTTTGAAATATGTTAACCTCGATTGTATGTATACTAATTGTACGACTTTCATTTAAGTATCAAAGTACCCATAGAAATTCGATGGTTTTGCACGAAATTGAAGCGATTGGCAAAGTTTTGCCCAATTGTAACGtgactttttgttatttttttcaatagccTACAAATAAACCGACTTTCTCAACTTTGAAATTGAAGAAATCGAACAAAAACCTTCGCGCTGTTGTACCGCCTCGAGGggtgaattaaaaaaagagcCTACGACTTTCTTTGagctttcatttataatattagtatggatacacttattttatataaattaattttgacgatataaatttgaaacaacATTTCCTTGAAATTAgtgcttattttaattttaattaaaggcaGATTTCGAATAcactttctatataataaataaatctaaaaaaaataaatttcgctGTGTGCCTATTCGGGGTTAGTTGTTTATCTATATGCATAGACATTGCTTAAGGTGAGTTGTAGACTTTACCCGAAGGTCACGAGATCAAATCCGGGCTAGCACTTTT
Coding sequences within:
- the LOC126772431 gene encoding uncharacterized protein LOC126772431 — its product is MQKLWIFVVLAILSNEALAMSHRQKRQNEGNEEDLEDRYGWNRPNFPRFPQRPWRPNPFPTQRPVSDPGQGQTTTTTAAPPTPNGNTANDANVQACIRTCPVTTEYNPVCGTNSVTYDNPGRLSCAQACGVNVSLLRSSRCPPTTPAP